One Halanaerobium hydrogeniformans genomic window, GTGTAAGTGCTTCAGAAGATGAAATCGGTCTTTTTTTAGCATCTGAAGATATTTCAGCAAGCTGTGCTTTTAGAAAAGAAGAATGGGATAATTTTGTAGCAGCAGTGAAAAAAGCAGACAAACAAATCAATTCTTAACGAGATGAGCCGGGATTTCCCGGCTTTTTTCAACTAAATATCTGGGCTACAGTTATTTTAAATTCTCTGTACATTTCCATTCCTTCCAGTGATTCTAAACTATTAATTAAAGCCTGATAATACCACCTTTGATCTTCTTTTCCGGCATTAAATTTCACCCAGAAAGATTCTATATCCTCTGAATCTAGATTTCTCAGCATACTTCTGCTATTGCTTAACTTATCTGCACAGGCAATGGCCTTAACTTTAAAATTGGCTTCATTCTTTAAGTAATTTACAGTGTGTTCTTTTCGCTTTTTCCAGGAGCGGTTTTCTCTACCTGCCAGTTTTTCGGAGGCAGCTATAACAAGATTTAAAATTTCTTCACCAAATTCTGCTTTGATATCTTCTTTTTTTACTGCTGTATCTTCTAAAAGATCATGGAGAAGTCCGGCAGCTATAACTTCTTCGGTAAATGCATTTTCTTTTAAGATCATTGCAACTTCAAAAGGATGAACTATATAGGGTATTTTACTCCCTTTTCTATTATCACCTTTATGATTTAAAGCTGAATATTCTAAAGCTTTTATAACTAGTTTATTTTTTAGCATTTCAATCATCCTCTCCTATATGTCTTTTCGGTTCAACCCCCTAAATATGGAAAATATGTTTGTTAAGCTCGCTCATTCTTAGTTTCTCATTTTTTGATTTAGGCGAGTACTGGTTCAGCAACTATTTTTTCTGCTTTAGCCAGTTTATAAAATTTTGCTGGAGGCATATCATTAAGACTGCCATGACGGTATCTGTTGTTATAATAATTCATATACTCACTGACTTTTTTATAGGCGTCAATAAAACTACTGAATTCATTAATTGAATAACAATCTTTTTTCTAAAACCGAATGAAATGATTCTATATGAGCATTCATATTAGGTGTTCTAACTGGAATTCTCTGATGCTCTACCCCCAGTTTTCACAGGTGTCTCCAAATAATTTAGAGACAAATTGTGGTCCATTATCTGTTCTAATTTTAGGCAAATTCATGCCTTTATACAGCTTTCTTTTATTTAAAGCAGCCTTTAATACCCTGCAGGTATCTTTAGCTTTACAGCTTAGTCCCAGGTGATAATCTATAACAGTCTTATCAAAGACATCAATTACTGACATCTGGAAAAAGAACTGATCTGTTCCATTTATGTAGCCGTATTTTAAATCCATCTGCCAGAGTTGATTTGGTTCTGTAATTTCTTCCTGTTTTGCAATCTTTTTAGGTCTAAATTTTTTGATTTTTCTTTGCGATCTTAATATATCCAGTTCTTTGCATAACCTGTATACTTTTTTCTTATTTATTTTCAAGTTATAGTCTTCTTTTAAACAGACTGTAAGTTTCCTGTAACCATAAGGGAAGCCATCTCCTGCAACCAGTTCTAAGAGCCATTCTTTAATCTGTTCATCAGATATTTTTTCACCTGATTCAGTTAGAGAATACCCCAGGGACAGGTCTTCCTTGAGGATTATTGGAATTGCTGCTATTAGTACTTTCACTCTCAGTTTTTCTATTTATATTACTGTAGTAAGTGGAAGAATTAAGCCCAACAAAGTCTAAAACAATAGAGATTTTGTACCCTTTATTTATCCACTTTGATGCAATCTGAACTTTGAGGGCTATCGGGGGTTTACTTTACCTCTCAACTCCCTTAAAATCGCTAATTCTAATTCTTTTTCTGCTACAATTTTTTTGAGCTTATCATTTTCATCGCTCATTTTACTTAATCTATTTTCTATCTCTTTCATTTGCTTTTTTCATCTTTAGGAAGAGATCTAACTGATCCTGTTTCTTTAGCTTTTTTGACCCAGCTGTAAACAGTATGCTTAGAAATATTATGTCGTCTTGCTACAAGAGCCGTGTTACCTATTTCGCGACATTCTTTTACAATTTGTTCTTTAGTTTCATCGGAATATTTTCTGTTTGCCATTGGTGTTTCCCCCTTGTAATTAGAGTATATCACTTTCAAACTTTTTCTCCAATTCTGTTAGGGGGCTATATAGTTTTTTGATATTTCCCGATTATTTGTGAAAGTTGTCTTATCATTTTGTTTAGATTGTGGTATAATTTTCATAATGTTAAACTCTATTATGATATATTATTGTTTGATTACTTTAATTATATCAGATAGCAGGATTTGATGCTATTTTAGCAAATTTAATTTGATTTTAAAATCTACAAACAGGAGGTTTTATAATGAATATCCGGCATAGTGAAATACCTCGAGTTGGTCATAAATATACAATAAGTACTAAGAACGGTTCACAGTTAGTTTTGATTTTTTATCGTTCTGGAAAAAGAGAATTTTATTTTAATAAGGCTAAAGGTGATGAACCAGAATTAGCTTTAACTATAAATGATGAGGAAGCTAGAATTTTAGGTGCTCTACTATTAGGAGTAGACTATGAGGCTGATAAAAGTAGTATTGATTCTAACATAAGTGATAATATTGTTGTTGAATGGATAGATCTTTCTCCTAACTCTAAATTTGCTAATAAGAGTATAATAGATTCAGAAATCAGAAGTGAAACTGGAGTGACTATTATTGGAATTAAAAGAGGTGATAAGGTTCATGGAAGTCCAAATATAACTGAAAAGCTTCGTCCCAATGATAAATTAATGGTCACTGGAACTGAAGAAGATATCAAAGAGTTCGAAAAAATATGTGAAG contains:
- a CDS encoding HD domain-containing protein gives rise to the protein MLKNKLVIKALEYSALNHKGDNRKGSKIPYIVHPFEVAMILKENAFTEEVIAAGLLHDLLEDTAVKKEDIKAEFGEEILNLVIAASEKLAGRENRSWKKRKEHTVNYLKNEANFKVKAIACADKLSNSRSMLRNLDSEDIESFWVKFNAGKEDQRWYYQALINSLESLEGMEMYREFKITVAQIFS
- a CDS encoding cation:proton antiporter regulatory subunit, whose translation is MNIRHSEIPRVGHKYTISTKNGSQLVLIFYRSGKREFYFNKAKGDEPELALTINDEEARILGALLLGVDYEADKSSIDSNISDNIVVEWIDLSPNSKFANKSIIDSEIRSETGVTIIGIKRGDKVHGSPNITEKLRPNDKLMVTGTEEDIKEFEKICEGE